The window TTCCGAAGAACGCGAGCAGCGCCAGCGGGCCGTCGCCGACGACGCCGACGGTGACTCCCTCCCGGACGCCGGCGTGCCGGAGGAAGTTCCCCGCCTTCCAGGAGGAGGTACACAGCCAGTGGTAGTCGAACGGTTTCCCCGTGGCATCGACCAGGGCCGTGCGGTCGTCGCGGAGGTCTCGCGTGAGGAGGTCGTCGACGGTCGCGGCGGTCATACCCGTAGCTCGGTACCGATCCGAAAAAAGGACGCCGATCGGTCCGTCGCAGGGATCGTCAGCGCCCGTCGTATAGCGGGTTCGCCGCTCCCGGACGATTTACTGTCCGTCAGTTCCGGCGCAACCGCCGCCCGGGTCGCGGTTGTGCCGGGACATCGGGACAGCACTCCGTATCAGTCGTCGGCCGCGGCGGGCTCGGCGTGGTCGACGTCCGTCCCCATGCAGTCGAGGAACTCGGCGAGCCACTCGGGGTGGTCCGGCCAGGCCTGTCCCGTCACGAGGTTGCCGTCACGGGTCACGCTGTCCTCCCAGTCGGCCCCGGCGGTCTTCACCTCCGACTCGAGCGCCGGGTACGCGGTACAGGTTCGGCCCTCGAGCACGTCTGCGGCCGCAAGAATCTGGAGGCCGTGACACAGCGCCGCCACGGGTTTGTCCGCCTCGAAGAAGTGCTGGACGATCTCGAGGACTTCGTCGTAGGTCCGGAGGTACTCGGGCGCGCGCCCGCCGGGTACGACCAGCGCGTCGTACTCGCTCGGGTCGACGGCGTCGAAGTCGTGGTTCAGTTCGAAGTTGTGTCCTGGCTTCTCGGTGTAGGTCTGGTCGCCCTCGAAGTCGTGGACTGCCGTCGGGCAGGCGTCGCCGGCTTCCTTCTCGGGACAGACCGCGTGTACCTCGAAGCCGACCATCTGGAGCGCCTGGAACGGGACCATGACCTCGTAGTCCTCGACGAAGTCACCGGCCAGCAGCAGTACTGTCGTTTGTGTCATCGAATCACCAACTAGGGGTTGGACGGGGAGGAACATGAACCTAGTTCTCGTGTACCAGACCGATTCCCGGGCGGTCGACGGTCAGCGACGACCGCCCGGGGGCGTCAATCCTCCAGAACGCGCTCCTCGGGCGACGGCGCACCCGGATGGACCCCGTAACTCGCCATCACGGAGAGCGTGGTGATCGCTATCGCACAGAGGGCTGCCGTCCCGGCGATCGCCTCGAGCGCGAGGAGGACCGCGGGATCGGCGAACGCTTCGCCGACTGCCGCGGCACCCTCGTTCGCGGGGGCTGTCGCGAGGCCGTAGGGGAGGAAAGAAACGAACGCGACCGCCCACCACCGTCGCGCGGCGGCCCACAGTGCGTCGACCGGCCGGTCGCCGACGGCACGGGTCGCCCCGAAGACGCCGACGGTGACGAGCGCGAGCGCCAGCAGGGTCCGGACCGACGGGGTAAATCCCTCGGTACTCGCGACCCCGGCGGCGACGAGCGGGACGGAGACGGCCGTCAAGAGCCTCGAGCGATCGAGTTCCGTGACTCGCAT of the Halobiforma lacisalsi AJ5 genome contains:
- a CDS encoding DJ-1/PfpI family protein translates to MTQTTVLLLAGDFVEDYEVMVPFQALQMVGFEVHAVCPEKEAGDACPTAVHDFEGDQTYTEKPGHNFELNHDFDAVDPSEYDALVVPGGRAPEYLRTYDEVLEIVQHFFEADKPVAALCHGLQILAAADVLEGRTCTAYPALESEVKTAGADWEDSVTRDGNLVTGQAWPDHPEWLAEFLDCMGTDVDHAEPAAADD